A stretch of DNA from ANME-2 cluster archaeon:
AATACCATAAGCCCGGGCGAGGTTGAGATAATTGGGCCTGATGCTATTGTGATCTCGCCAGGTCCTGGAAATCCGCATAATCCGGCTGATATTGGCACCTGTATTGATATAATTAAAATATTCGGGCCTGAAATACCCACATTGGGTGTATGCCTGGGTCACCAGGCTATTGCTGCGGCATACAGGGCAAGGGTAATACATTCACCATCCGGCCCGGTACACGGCAAGACTTCAGAGGTCATACACTGTAAAAGCGGGATATATGAAGGGCTGCCGTCTGTAATAATCGGGGGCAGGTATCATTCACTTGTGGTG
This window harbors:
- a CDS encoding aminodeoxychorismate/anthranilate synthase component II, which encodes MKVLFVNNKDSFVWNLVDYVSMFEPDTVVVPNTISPGEVEIIGPDAIVISPGPGNPHNPADIGTCIDIIKIFGPEIPTLGVCLGHQAIAAAYRARVIHSPSGPVHGKTSEVIHCKSGIYEGLPSVIIGGRYHSLVVDEESLPDELEVTARTGDGIIMGIRHREYPVEGMQF